Genomic window (Actinomycetota bacterium):
ACATCGGCCGGAGGGCGTCGCCGCGCCCGAGCCACTCGTGAAAGGCGGCGTAGACGGGCACGTTCAGGTACGCCGCGATCGCGAAGCGGCCCATGGCCCGCACCGCGTCGGTGTCGTCGGACGGGCACACGAAGATCCGCGCCACGATCTCCTTCCCGGCTCCGACGTGGGGCGCCACCGTGCGCACGTCGTCGGCCGAGAGCCAGTTGATGATCGCGCCGTCGCCCTCGCGGCCGGCCAGTCGCAGCATCCCCGGCCGCAGGGCGGCGACGAGGATGGGCGGCACGGCGGCCGGGTCGAGCTTGCGGCCCAGCCGGAAGCCCTTCACCGTGAACGTGTCGTAGCGCGCGTCGACCTTCTCGCCCGTGAGCGCGGCGCGCAGGAAGCGCACCATGTCGCGCGTGCGCTTGTAGGGCTCGTCGAAGGGGATGCCGTTCCAGCGTTCGACGATGACGTCGGACGACGTGCCGATGCCGAAGGCGAACCGGCCCGGGGCCGCCTCGGCCATGCTCGCCACGCTCATCGCCATGAGCCCGGGACCGCGGGTGAACGCGGGGACGATGGCGCATCCGAGGCGCAGTGAGGGTGTCCAGGCCGCGGCCAGCGCGAGCGGCGTGAACGCGTCCGTGCCTCCGGCCTCGCTCGACCAGAGATCGGTGTAGCCGAGGTCGGCCGCCTCCGCGTACCACTCCCGCTGCTCGGGGAGGGGGACGTGGTCGAACGGGATCGTGACGCCGTGACGACTCAACTCGGGTGCTCCTTCCACCGCCGGACGATGGCGGACTGGCTGGCCGTGGCGAGGAGGCTGCCATCTTCGGCCCACATGTGCACCAGGCCGTGGCCGAAGCCGTGGGCTACGGCGTGGATCCGTACGTCGAGGAGCAGCCATTCCGTCGGGACGCGGCGCGCGACCCGGATGGTGTTGTCGAGGCTGTTGCCCCCCGCCCGCTCACCGAGCGCCTGGCTGATGCCGAACGGCACGAGGTCGCCGAGGACCGCGAGCGTGGTGATCGAATGGTCGAGACCCGGGATGCGGGCCCAGAGGGCGCTGCGGCCGTCGCCCGGTGCGCCCGGCAGCTCGTCGAGATCGCGCGCGTTCGCCCGTCGCATCTCCAGCCGGTCGAACAACGTGCCCCGCTGCCGGTCGCGTGCGGTGCGCAACGGTGACACCTCGGGTGACGGCACCTCCGGGCGGACGGCCCACTGACCCGCCATGGTGTCGGCGCGGGTGCCCAGCGCGGCGTTGACCGTGAAGATCTCGTCGTCGTCGACCCGCCCGACCGCGCGCGCCT
Coding sequences:
- a CDS encoding LLM class F420-dependent oxidoreductase, whose amino-acid sequence is MAAPRRTDPRRSPRLRPRPGAHVGRRWQPPRHGQPVRHRPAVEGAPELSRHGVTIPFDHVPLPEQREWYAEAADLGYTDLWSSEAGGTDAFTPLALAAAWTPSLRLGCAIVPAFTRGPGLMAMSVASMAEAAPGRFAFGIGTSSDVIVERWNGIPFDEPYKRTRDMVRFLRAALTGEKVDARYDTFTVKGFRLGRKLDPAAVPPILVAALRPGMLRLAGREGDGAIINWLSADDVRTVAPHVGAGKEIVARIFVCPSDDTDAVRAMGRFAIAAYLNVPVYAAFHEWLGRGDALRPMWDQWKAGDRKAAVASIPDQVVDDLIVHGSPAACRAHVGRYVERGVTTPALAILPLSGRAEDARQALRDLSPRADG
- a CDS encoding thioesterase family protein → MGALFGGCGLAAAVEAMERSTGRPTVWATAQYLSFARPPAVVEIEVVAMVTGRQTSQARAVGRVDDDEIFTVNAALGTRADTMAGQWAVRPEVPSPEVSPLRTARDRQRGTLFDRLEMRRANARDLDELPGAPGDGRSALWARIPGLDHSITTLAVLGDLVPFGISQALGERAGGNSLDNTIRVARRVPTEWLLLDVRIHAVAHGFGHGLVHMWAEDGSLLATASQSAIVRRWKEHPS